CTTGGCACGGGACTTTACCTTTTCTCTTCCGTCGGAAACTTCTGCTGActcggcagcagcagcagcgcccgTCAGGCTCCAAGTTTCCCGTGACCTGGCTGTCCAGGCTGACGGCCCGGAATTCATTTCGCCGGTGCAGAACCTGGAAAAAGAAACGCAGCCTTTGGCACGTGTCACGCGGTCAGAAATGAGAAGTCAACAAGCAACGGAACTGCAGCTCTGACTCTTCTCCCTCCCCTCTTGCAGGCACCATCAACCACGGGTGCCAGGACGGgtcgtcctcgccgccggctccgccgccgccgccgccgccgccggcggggcTGCCGCCGCTGACCAACTTCTCCATCTTCGACCGTAATAGCTCGCTCCCTCGAACCCGGAAACTGTTCACGCTTCCTCAGTACTACCGACCATGCCAGCTGAACCGAACCCATGGCTAAATTGTCTTCCTTCCGTTTCGCCAGCGTGCCTGATGCAGTactgcggcgacggcggcgcctgCGAGAAGGCGTCGGACTTCACCCACCGCTGCAGCTGCCGCGACGGCTACGCCAACCTCCTCAACGACACCTCCTACCCCTGCTACCGCCAGTGTAAGCGACCGGCACACCTCTATCCTCTGATGAAAGATTGAAACCTAGCTGAAGCGCTGAAGTCTGAAGCCTAACCGGCCTGGTGTTCTCATCTCCGACGACGCAGGCTCGCTGGGGTCGGACTGCAGGGATCTCGGGATCGGCGTGATCAACGGGTCCACGCCgacctcgtcgccgccggcgcccatcTCCTTCACCGTCAGGAGGTCCGCCGCCGGAGCTGCCGCCGCGCCCGTCGAATGGCTGCTCAAGCTGCTCATGCTCATCTCTTTCCTCTGGCTCCAGGCGATCTGAGCTCAGCTTTTAGCTCTTTGTGTTAGGAATATACTCCGTATCATAAGAGTTGTGTTCAGGTTAGGGTGCCGCGTACCACACGGTACAGGCCAGTTTTCCCATTGCATAGCGTCAGTGCTATGTGGAATACTCTTTTAAGAAATAAATGAGCAGCAGACACTACGACCCTGCATTCCTACATTCTAGGAGATTGAACAGAAACACTATAAGCCACAGGAACAGCGATACGAAACAAACAGAACAGAACagaagcagcagcaacagcagcacaCCGGCGAGATGACCAGACCGATCGGCAGAGCAACCACACTCACCAAACGCACAAGCGATAGAGTATTTTGGATCTCCATTAAGGTTTCAGATCCAGCAGCGCTTTGGATCTCCATGAAGGTTTCAAACCAACAGCGGCCTATCAATCAGAGCTACCCGGTGCCGAAGCACGGAAGAGGGAGATATCTCAAGGTCTATGATTATCTTTCACTACTAGCGCAACTGGTCATATATACCGCAATCTCAGCTAGAGCTTGGCTAATTACATATCAGTCTCCAGCTCTGTAGTGCTACTGGTACTATTAGGTATTTGGTAACTTGAGGCAGCTAGATTTGTGAAGCTATGTGACGTGATCCACCATGTACGGGACGGGCGAGGCGAAGTCAGGGTGGGGGGTGCTGAGGTGAGACCCGCGATGGATCACTGGAAGGAGAGCGACATCTGGGCCATGAAGAGGTTGATGACGTCCAGGTAGAGGGAGATGGCGGCGACCACGTACTCGTTGTAGGTGTGGCGCTTGAGCAGCATGTGGGTGTCGTAGACGATGAAGCCCGAGAACACCAGGGTGGCCAGGAACCCGTAGATGGTGATGCCGAACCTTCCCAGGGGGAAGAAGATCTGCGAGGTCCAGTGGATTGCGACATTACACTGTATGCCAGACAGGTGGGTGGCACGGAGAAAGATGGATCTGGTGAGGAAGAGGAAGGTGGCGTTGTTGTCGGGGAAGCAAACCTGGATGACGAGGTACACCAGCAGCACGTTGACGCAAGTGAACAGGAAGGGGAACATGAAGGTGAAGTCGTAGCCCTTTTTCACAGCCCAGAAGGTGAAGAGGGTGAGCCCCAGAACAGCAACTGCCGTGAGGATGGCAGACTGCAGAACCACTCTGCCTGTTGACATAACACAAGAACTGCACTTCATCAGCTATAATGATAAAAAAATACATGTGTTCCTAAAGGATGCAGTGCAGTAGTAACTAAAAGAGTAATTAAAAACGTTTTAGAATGCCTGAAAGTTGGGAAGATAAGATTTCTTCACATATACAAACCGACAGAAGGAAGTTAGATTTATTTCAGATCTATAGTCGTTCAGTATAAAAACAATGTGCCATGAATTTCACCACAATAGAAGGACTATGTATGAAAACTGCACAAGTAAGGTTTACTTTGCATCTAGAATGAATCAGAAAAAAGGTTGGAAGGACCATGTATGAAAACTGCACAAGTAAGGTTTACTTTGTATCTAGAATGAATCGGAAAAAAGATAGGATTCAGTTACAGATCGACAGTTTTTGAATAACATAAGAAATGAGAGACGGATTTTGTCACAACAAAATCACAAGCATTCAGTCAGCACTTCAACTCACAGTCAACAAATATAACATAGCCCAGTACTCTGGACCTAGTTGTTCCATCACAAAATAAAAAGCTAGAGATCATGCAACAAATAAGACCAACTCATGCATCTTCAAAATGTAAAATTCAACATCTTATTAATGACTGCTACCACAGCGAATGGGGTGGTTAAAAACTAGTATACTGGCTGACCTGAACTAGATGCATGGAAACACATGCAGAAGGGTGGTCGTACGTGCAGATAAATCATAAACAGTACATAGCACAAGCCAATTGGTAAAAACTAAATTTTTCTTATGCTAAAAGTAACTGTTGTGCAACTCACCCAAATGATGCCACAAGAAATGAAAAAGGACACGCTAATGGACTCAATACAGAACATTGACCATTGCAAATAATTACTCTGTATGGCGACAACAATAAGCAATGTAAGAAATTAACCGTGCAAATTGCAAACAACATTGCAGGGCACTGTCCATGACACAGAAATCTATTTGTATAGGCAAATAAGACCTCACCATGCAAGAATAGTACATCTATATGGCGCAGTCACAGAGGATTTAGTTAAAAAAAAAAGTTGACCCCGAGCCGATTCCCATCCTACCACTGCCAAGGGCCAACAACTAAAGATAGAGTGAAATTCTACTCATCAAATTCCACAAAGCTCATAAATCTATCCTGAATTTTTGCAGGGAACACCGGAACAGACTAATTTAACATTTATTGGCTGACAGCAGAAGAATATCATAATTGATAAGAGCCACATACTAGTTGGCCTACAAATGATCGTTCATTCCCGCgcgaaaaaggaaaaagaagctCCACTCTTCTTCTCTGCCAAAACCACCAGAGCCAAATCTGCTTTTTTCAACAATCTAACTGACAGCTACTGCATTCCCCCAAAAAAGAAAGTGCAGGATCACACATCCCTAACAATCCATCACAACAAACACCGGATCGGTAGCAGATGATGACTAACTGGCCCTGGAAACCACCAGAATCTCACCACCCGCTGCACTCGATCTATCCACATCACAGCAGAAAGCGAAGCCACGAGAAAGGGAGATGGCGGAACCATGAGCCCGTACCGAGGCTGGTGGAGGTGGTCATGGCGATGCTGAGGCTGCAGCAGAGGGTGAAGACGCCGAGCAGCACCAGGTTCGTGGGGTGCTTCTCCCGGTACTTCAACATGGGGAACATCACTGCACAGATCAACCGCGCGCGTTATACTTATACCCGGCGCCACTCGCTTCGATTTCAGCCCCGCAGCCGGACCAAGCACGCAGGGGCGACCGGAACCCGAAACCCTAGGGAGGGGAGCGGAGTGGGCGCGCACCGATGAGCGGGGAGACGAGGATCCCGATGAAGACGGGCCAGACGGCGGCGGGGGACCCCGTGGCGAAGAAGCGCGGGACGGCGCGCACGAGGCAGGCCGCGACGGAGACGGCGGCCGTGAGCGCGAACTGCAGCGACAGGATCGCGTAGACCTTGCGCACGAACGCCCAGCGCAGGCGCGggtccgcctcctccgccaccttcCTCGTGGGCTTcgcggcctcctccgccgccgccggggccgcCTTCCCCGCGGCGTCCGCGGCGGGCCCGGCCGCCTCGACGTCGGCGTCCTGGGGCTTCGGCATCGCCGGCATTCCGCGCGATCGGCTAGGGTTCGCGCGGCGCAGTGGGGTTTTCGGGGCGGGGGagtggaggggggggggggggatggggTTGCGGGGGAGCGCGGCGAGGTAGGGAAGCCGGTGGGGAAAGGCGGCGATATATACAGGCCGCGTCTCGCCGGCTCGAGGGCCCACCTGGCAGCGAGCCGGGCCGGGGATCTCCGATCCTCCGCGGCGGTTTCGGGCCTCGCGAGCGGACGCGCCGAGGTGACGCGTGTCGACCGGCCATCGGTGGGGGGTCGACCCGTGGGGCCACGCGTTGACGGAGGCCCCACCGGCCAGGGTGGCGTCGCGCGTGGGAGGGTGGTTTGGGTGGGCCGTGTGGTGTTGGGCCGCTGTGCTCTCCGGACTCGATTCGGGCGAGCAGGTGGGCCACCGGGGGTCAATCCGGGACCGCGTGTCAGTGGCACGGGAGGGAAGTGGGGGCCCGCCACGGCACATGCGCATGTGCTGGCCGTTGGGGTAGGATTTgtagggaggaggaggagaagcgaCGCGTGGGTGGGCGGCGGAGTGGTAGCTGCCGATCCAGTCACCGGACACCGGTTGCTTCCCTGGCAGAGCTTCTTCCTCTCATCCTTTTCCATGCGAGAAGAGGTAGTTCGATTCACAGCACGTTTTCACGTGCTTTTCTTTTCGTTTCCTTGCTACGGGGATCCATGAAATTTACGAAAAAGTAGTTGAAGTCGTCATGAAACGGGGATAGGAGGGTAACTTCTTCGATTTCTCCAGCCGAGGGTACTTAGAAAAAACTTTGCTAAGGTGTCCATTGTGAAGCGATATAAAAATCAAAACAACTAATAATTTATTTatagaaaagtcaaaacgatTAATATTTTGAAACGGAGTAAGCAACTTCATCGACCTCATATGTGGTACGAGGATAACATAGCATTAAGTTCTAAGTGAGTTGCAGACATCAACATAGAAGTAGCAACTAAACAACTAAATCTAATAGTAGCGGACATCTAACAACACTCGGCTGTCTCAGCTGAGCACTCGAAGTTCATGCTGCAATAATTAATCCCCCGCTCAAGTCCTAGCTAATCGCCGGCGTCTGCAGGCCAACAAATAACTTTCATTACCGGATCATACAAGAAGCCAGCGACTTCTATGTCATTCAAGTCCATGGATCATGTTGTAAACTAAATGGACGCATCGGAAGTTGAAAACTCAAAATTACCAGAAAACCTACAAGCTTTGTAAAATGAAAGTAACATTTGGGCAAGTAAAATTTAATACTCCTCCAGCAGAAAAATTGCAAACAATACCCATGGCAGAAAACAGCATCAAACATTCCACTCTTGAACCATAAGAAGAACTGCAAAGCACACTCCAATCTGGACAGCACACTCTAACCATCCATACCACGTGTTACAAAACTGTTATGTTAAATAGACATCTCAAGCATTTTATGAAGAGAAGTGTTATTTTATTGATTTAACCATGTAATAATCTCACTCAACCTACCAGACAAAACCAACCTTGCATGACAGCATATTCTATTTTTATTAAAAGATTTAGCATATCCCTGGCTTCTACTGATGAGAGCATAATTTACCATTCTAGTGAATAAACAAAAGATCATGTTGCTGCATATAAATTTTAATTGAAGTAAGAACAAAAAAAACAGTATTAGACCGTGCTAGCTTCAGCAAAAGCCCCACTTGTCCGTTGTCTTTTTGGATAATGATTGTGCTCATCAGAAGCAGTGACCTCCATTGTGTTCTTCCTTGGATTCAAGTCTTGGGCACTTCCTACTTGACTTGAATGCTTAGTTGTGCCATTGCCTGCCGCCGCACAATAATATCGAGATGTCAAACCATCGCTGGATGCTTCCCCTGATCGGAACTCTGATCACCCCGATCGAGTCGATTCCCTCGTACCAGCGGCAAGGTCGGCGGAGCGATGCCGGCCGTCAGGGATTGCGGCGAcgacgagctcgccggcgcggcggagcACCCCGCCGTGCGGCGGATCCGGCACCGGCGcctcatcgccttcctctggCTCCAGGGCCTCGAGCGCACCTTCCAATCGTACGCGCTCCAGATATCCCTCGAGCTCTCACAACACCGCTCGCTGCGCTTGCTACCTGCTTTACGGATTCTTCTCCGTCGCTGATCCGGCGCAGGATGGTCCGTGAGACGGACGCGGACTTCTCCGTGGTGCACCTGAGGGACCTGGTCGCCCGAGGCCAGTGGCGCGGCGCCGTCGGGTACCTGTCGCGCTTCCTGCCGCCGGACGACGACGGGCGCCTGATGAGCGTCGAGGCCAAGGTCCTGCACCGcgcgcttcctcgccgtccacATGGACCTGGCCGACATCCTCGCCGGCACCGAGCGAGGCGACGCGCTCGCGGCCCACTTCTGCGCGTACCACGACCACGACCGGATCCGCTGCATCATACTCACTCACTGCAGGAAATGTGCGTACTTCCGACGGCCCcgataacttccgacggctgcaCTGCAGGCCGTAGGAGGTATATACTACTTCCGACGGCACTGtgtagccgtcggaagttacagTAGTTTCCGACGGCTCCTTCAGCGGCCGTCGGAAATAacagtaacttccgacggccgggGCTGAGCCGTCGGAAGTAATTCAATTCCGGATAACGCCGTTACTCGTGCGGCCGAACCCTAGCTGTACACGTGCCGCGCCTCGCCTCTCCTCTCGCGCGCCCCGCGCCCAGCCGCCGCaccctgccgcccgccgcccgccgctcctccccgccgccccgcccctccgccgctcctccccggcgcccgccgctcctccccgccgcccgccgccctccgcaccctgccgcccgccgctcctccccgccgccccgcccctcggccgctcctccccgccgcccgccgctcctccacgccggccgcccgccgctcctccccgccgccccgcccctcggcctctcctccccgccgcccgccgctcctccccgcctccccgcccctcgctcctccccgccgccccgcccctcggccgctcctccccgccgcccgccgctcctccacgccggccgcccgccgctcctccacgccgcccgccgctcctccccgccgccccgcccctcggcctctcctccccgccgcccgccgctcctccccgccgccccgcccctcggccgctcctccccgccgcccgccgctcctccccgccgctcctctgct
Above is a genomic segment from Panicum hallii strain FIL2 chromosome 8, PHallii_v3.1, whole genome shotgun sequence containing:
- the LOC112902830 gene encoding uncharacterized protein LOC112902830, producing the protein MYMGRAGLLALASLAAAAAALTLAGGAAAAGECGRARCGMGACAESGDYAFGFACQCRPGWSRYHLGGMQFPFLPCVIPNCTINHGCQDGSSSPPAPPPPPPPPAGLPPLTNFSIFDPCLMQYCGDGGACEKASDFTHRCSCRDGYANLLNDTSYPCYRQCSLGSDCRDLGIGVINGSTPTSSPPAPISFTVRRSAAGAAAAPVEWLLKLLMLISFLWLQAI
- the LOC112902829 gene encoding protein LIFEGUARD 2-like, translating into MPAMPKPQDADVEAAGPAADAAGKAAPAAAEEAAKPTRKVAEEADPRLRWAFVRKVYAILSLQFALTAAVSVAACLVRAVPRFFATGSPAAVWPVFIGILVSPLIVMFPMLKYREKHPTNLVLLGVFTLCCSLSIAMTTSTSLGRVVLQSAILTAVAVLGLTLFTFWAVKKGYDFTFMFPFLFTCVNVLLVYLVIQIFFPLGRFGITIYGFLATLVFSGFIVYDTHMLLKRHTYNEYVVAAISLYLDVINLFMAQMSLSFQ